Part of the Drosophila pseudoobscura strain MV-25-SWS-2005 chromosome 2, UCI_Dpse_MV25, whole genome shotgun sequence genome, acagcagccaggcagccaggcaacCACCCCCCCAGCGTGCGAGCAGCACCCCGGcaaccacccaaccacccacccactgcCGCAGCATCCGCCACCAAGCgtcgccgttgccgctgccgttgccgtcgccgttgTTGTAATTTAATTCGTTGCtgcgccgccgtcgccgtcgtcgtcgtcaccatcgccatcgccatcgccatcgtcgttGTCCTCATCATTATTTTCGAAGGCATATTGCTAGGATAACATTTGATTTTGGATTCAGTTGTAATTCTACCGTTCGTACGTACTGGCTGCTCCGTTTCCACGACGCCACAAGCCGCCATCCAGCAACCAGCATCCGCTTTCCATCCCAGTCCCGTTACTGTTACCAGTTCCTTGGCTCCCCGGTTCCCCCGGTTCCCGGTTCCCCGATCCCTGTTTCGGTTGCCAACGCCAGTCACAGATTTAACTTTCGCTCTCACTTTCGGCAGCAGCTCCTGTCGGGCTGTTGGGCAGTTGGGCAGTTGCCCAAAGCAACCGGGTCGCGTCTCGGCTTACAGcatccttgtccttgtcgctGCCGCGTTCTTGTCCTCGTTCTCATCTGCATACGAATCCTTCTATGCCACATCCGGTCATGCGGTGGCTGTTTGTGTCAAGTGCCCGAGTGTCAAGCGTTGCAGTTACCCGCCAAGCGGTCCGGCCGGGATCAGCTCCGGGCCGCGCGGATCACATCTGAGAATCGGTTTTGGGTATCGGAGTGGAACCATTTCGCAAGCTCCTTTAGCCTTTCCAGCCAAACGAATGCATTCGCGGTACGGCTTTGACTATCAGACGCGtcaccaccaacagcagcagcagcagcacctgcaCCATCATCACCAGCTCGAGTCGTCGCCGCTGAACTACACGAATCTCCTCGAGAAGTGCCGCTGCAAGCAGTCGCTGCCAGTCAGCGCCAcccagccgccgccgccgacacTGCCACccgcccagctccagctgcagctgcaccatcatcatcaccaccatcatcaccaGACGTTCGTGGCCACGGCCAGTGCCGCCGCCTGCTACAGCAGCTCCTCGACCATTGAACCTGCGGCTGGCTCCCCAGCATCCGCAGCCTCGTTCtccacagccgcagcctccTGTGCGGCCGCCTCCAACTCGGTCTCGGCGGGTCTGGGCACCAGCACAGGCTCTGTGGCGAATCTATCCGCTACAACCACAACCAtgtaccaccaccaccacagacGTCACAACAATTTGTCCTATTGCGGTGGTAAATATCCagagatactcgtatatgttCCCTCCTCCCTGTCCCCCCTTTGGTGCTGCATCCGTGTCTGCGACACGTTGCACAGGTGGCAAGAGCCCGTGTCAAGTGCCCGCTCGACTGTGGCCAAATTAACAAAGTGGTAAGGCAAATGTTCGGTATCTGGAGAGTTTTCTTCGAACCAATACGAACATTTCCTACGTTGATTGAGTCAAAAGGATAGTTTCAAAAGGATAGTTTCTCCCATCCTTCTGGCTCCAAGTTTCGGCTTCAAGTTTAAGTAAACTCTAGGGTATTATACGCGCTTTTCCACACAAATTGAAAGGCTTATTTTAAGTGATAGAATATGTATTTTCTTCGTGTTTGGTTCCCTTGTGATTTATGGGCATATCTTTCATATGAATCATGGCTTAAAGTATGTGTTCTTTGCGGAAGTAATGATcctaaacatacatatgtttctTGGATCTTGTCATAACTAGAGCTCTTAATGCTCTTCTTTATATAGATTTTATTGGATTGAATGGTTATAAGTTATCAGAGAACATGATAAAGCACTCCTTGCTATCAGGGACTAGATGTGGCACAATAATCCACATCAAAATCCTTCGAAGTATAGACTTTGCATCGTGGATTCTACAAGTCTTTGCTGCTATGGAAACATCAGCTACACAattctaatatacccctatacccATAGCCAGAAATATGTGcttatttctggtattttagGGCATAAGTGGGCCCACTTTTTGAGTTTGCGAATCGAGAAGCAATCACACATTGCGCGTACTTTGTTTTTACATTCTTGGGACCGACTGTCGGTCCCGCACACCTTTAGTACCGTCGTTGGTTGCCGAAGAATAAACCTCGGAGCAGTGGGTGCCGTTTCCACCGCTGTTTTAGAGTCAACAGCTCTGATATAGAAAGCAACTTGTTGGAATATCCTTTTAGAAATACGACACTATATCGTGTGTGTCCATGTATGCAGATATATTATAGTATTTCCTGCAAAAGATGTTGAAAGATTCTGTGTTTTCCTAAATACATAAATCTTTAATGTCTCTCCGTTTTGGGGCAGATTGCAAAATGCCGACGGCTAGTGCAGCCATCGACAAGGACCAATCCTTGGCCATAATCCGCATAGACAATATTTCTCTGCTAATCGTCTCGTTTCTCTGTTAAATTTCCAGTTTCCGGCCAGGAGCAGAACTACCAAGTGCAGTATGTGGACTCGGAGCTCTACCACAGCAACTCCAGCCAGACGCAAATGTAAGCAATTGAAACCATTAGAAACTCCAAAACCCCACAGAACAAGGGGAAATACTGCTCGTCCTCGTGCTCATACTCgtcctcgtactcgtactcgtacaagcTGAGCGATAAGAGATGAAATCGAAACACAGTTGACCCACACAGCACATGACAACGCTTGACCTTTCCGTTTTCGCCTCCGTTCCATCCCGTTCCACAGGACATATCCGTTCTGCCCGGTGGCCGACTACCAGGGCAATGGTCAGACATACTACTCGACCGCGTCGACGGGCCAGTATGCGGCGACGACGCAGTCGGCTGGGGGCAATACGGCGGGCAATGCGGCCCACTCCACGACGCTGCCCTACCTGGTGCCCGTGGAGGAGGGCCTGCTGCTGAACGGCTCCTCGCAGTCGCACAGCCGCGACTCGCCGCACAGCCTGACGGTGAGTAGGGAGCGGGGACGGGAGTGGGAGCCACCTGAGCCAACTGTGACTACATTGACTAACCCTTGGGCCACCCTTGGGCTGCAGCACGAGGTTGCCTACATCCAGGAGGCGCAGAGCACGCCCCAGACGCCCACCTCGACGACGACCACCAACTCGGCCAGCGGCGGCAGCCTCGGAACGGGCGGCGGTGGCGCCTCCCCCGATTCGGACCAGAGCGCGctcggcaacagcaacaagattGCCTCGGCAACGGTAAGTAGTGGCCCCCACCTTTGGGGCGGGGGGATGGCATGggtatgggaatggggatACCCTGGTTACGCTCcgccctccagcagcagcagcagcatcagccaTACTGacatctctctctgtcgccgGCAGATCAAATGGTTGTCACGCAACTACGAGACGGCCGACGGTGTCAGCCTGCCCAGGTCCACCCTGTACAACCACTACATGCAGCACTGCAACGAGCAGAAGCTGGAGCCGGTGAATGCAGCCAGCTTCGGCAAGCTGATACGCTCCGTGTTCTCCGGCCTGCGCACACGTCGCCTGGGCACGCGCGGCAACTCCAAGTACCACTACTATGGCATCCGCATCAAGCCCGGCTCGCTGCTGAACCATCACTCCATGGAGGACTCCAAGTCGATGCACGGCTACGGGCCATCCTCCGGGGCCAACGGGGCCCTGGTaagcgtcagcagcagcacgtcCGGTCAAATGGCGGGCTCCAACGGCAGCGTGGGCATGGCCGGTTCCGCCGGCCAGCGGAACGGCACGTCCAAGAAGCACAGCTTCAAGCCCGAGACCTACGAGGCATGCATCCAAGTAAGCAACTCCTCCACACAAAAAATCGATTAAACGCCCTAATCCACTCCATTCCGCAGTACATTGGCGACGGTAGCAGCGCCCTGCCCTCGTTTCCGCCCATCGAGCTGAGCCACAGCTTCAGCAGCGAGCTCACGCTGGAGGATGTGGACACGTTCCGGGCACTGTACCGCGAGCATTGCGAGTCCTTTCTGGATGCCGTGCTGAATCTGGAATTCGGCACCGTGGAGTTTCTGCTGCGCGACTTCTGGCGGtccagcgacaacaacaacctggACGAGTGCGAGGAGGAGAAGTACTTGAGCAAGACAAAGCTGTATCTGTTGTGCCACTGCGCAGAAGTGCAAAAGTTCGTACGCGAGGTGGGTGCAATGGACGGACAAAAGCGCTTTCAACTCTAAGAAGGGCCATGGCTTTGAATAGTATCTGTATTTTATGTATTCTTTGAACAGGTGGACTATCAGTTCTACCAGAACACAGTGGATGTCATCATACCCGATGTGTTGCGCTCCATACCGAACGCCCTGACCCAGGCCATACGCAATTTCGCCAAGAACctggagctgtggctgtgcgAGAGCATGATGGGTGTGCCGGAGCAGTTGGCCCAGATCAAGACCAGCGCCGTATCCGCCTTTTGCCAGACGCTGCGTCGCTACACCTCGCTCAATCATCTGGCGCAGGCCGCACGAGCTGTGCTCCAGAACGGGGCCCAGATCTCCCAGATGTTGAGTGATCTGAACCGCGTGGATTTCCACAATGTGCAGGTGAGTCGAGCAACGAAATACAACGAAATTATTGGAGACTGAACAGCGCTCTTTGTGCCCGTGCAGGAACAGGCCGCCTGGGTGAGTCAGTGTGCCCCGGCTGTGGTTCAGAGATTGGAGAGCGACTTCAAGGCcgccctgcagcagcagagctcGCTGGAGCagtgggccagctggctgCAGCTCGTGGTCGAGTCGGCCATGGAGGAGTACACGGGCAAGCCGACATATGCGCGGGCCGCCCGCCAGTTCCTGCTCAAGTGGAGCTTCTACAGCTCGATGATCATCCGGGACTTGACGCTGCGCTCGGCCTCGAGCTTCGGCAGCTTCCACCTGATAAGGCTTCTGTTCGACGAGTACATGTTCTATCTGGTGGAGCACAAGATAGCCGAGGCGCAGCAGAAGACGGCCATAGCGGTCATATGCGAACGCATGGTAAGATTCCTTGGAATTGTACCCATAGCCCTCTTGATTCGCTAACAATCCCAATGTTCCCCAGAAGAAAGAGATGGACTTTGAATTCGAATGCCAGTTCGCGTACATCACCAGCGAAACGGAGCAGCAGAATACCCCCAGCTCGGTCAGCGGCGGGGATGTTGGCAACGAGGCGAAGCGACTGAAGCAGGAATGAGTTGCTATGGAAGTGGAAGCAGAAGCGGAAGCAGTGAAACTAGTATTCATAGTAGCCGAGTTTATGTAATCCGTAATTGTTATCCCGATCAGTGTGCACCTGTCCCCATGTCCCCATGTCTCCCTGTCACCCATATTCAGCTCTGCATTTAATAGTCAAACCGTGTGTTGTACGTATCCGTGTGTTAGTTTGTAGTCCTAAGTTCCCAGACCCTAAGCGTAGTCAGTCGATCAGTTTTAGTAGTAACATTTTAGGCAGACTCAAAGGACTCATAGCTTATGCAGAGGCAGCGCTAGCGCTGGCCGATGGGTGTGTTTGTATGAGTGAGCATTGCCCCCACATTGAAGTGAAGAGCCGTccagcaggcaggaggcaacagcaggcggcagcaaGGCGCAAGCCGCAAGCAACGTCTGGCCTTGCCTGCCCGATCAactgatccgatctgatctctGATCGATCCGTGTATTCATAAGATACATTTTAGTTTAAGTACATGTGCATTAATATCTGTAATTTACGTCTAATTGTCTACTGTCGTCTACTGTCTACGTCTACGTCTACGATAATGTTAGTTCCCTTTGTTTGTTTAAGAGAGAGCGGAGAATGCATCAGTTTTGTCTGGTTTCAActatcttgtatcttgtatgTCACAGCGCACAGCGCACGgcgcacactcgcacacatagatacacagatcacacacacaaccacataCACATGGAGCACCCACGCACACTGAAAGCGaaagcgacagcgacagcgaaagcTAGAGTtcgattttatagattttaGCGAAACAGCTTGCTCAACGAATTAACAAAGTATCGGTATATCCAGCTCAAACCTAAGCTAAGTGAACAACAGGCCTTAAATGTGCAAAGATCAACACTCAATTTTGAAACAATACAATTTACCATATACCTTATACCTTATactctatatgtatatgtatatctatatctatatagtATACAATGTGTAGACTAAGAAACATGAatgtaatatgtatattttaactACAAGTGGATGCTCTGGGGGAGCAgcatacaatatattttaacaGAGGCGCTTTTCAAAGTATTTGATGCCATTTTATGTGTACGAGTACAAGATGCAAACGAACCAAAATACGATTTGCTTTGCACATCGAGTAACTAAGCGGATGCCTGCGTGCTCCATCCAACTGTCTAGTCCTAAAGCACACATCTGACATTATCCCTGCCTGGCACAAAAAAGAACGAACCAAATACCaaccacatacatatgtacatattcggCTCTTGACGAATCTGTCCGGTCTGGCAGGCGAATGGACGGCGACGGGCACAGTACACGTGCAAAAGCATGATATCAACACAGAGTTCCTCTCGCACGATTGTCCACTGTCCCGCCCACGCCTGCCACTCTGCCCAGGCAGCAAAGCTCAATTACGATCTgctcaaaatgcaaattgctcAGCTAATACCTAAGTTTTATTGGTTGttgaaggaaaacaaataacaaactTTTGAAATGTCAAAACTATTTATATAtgtgaaataaaaattgtCCTCAAAAAataaccgaaaccgaaacataTCCTTGACCTGTAATCAATATTTATTGGAGGGTATAAACACGCTTCATACTTGTGTAGATAGCTTCGATCTGTGCGACCGCAAAGTGTCTACCCTTGATGGAATTGGGAGAAGTGTATCAATGATATTTTTATCGGAAAACTATTATAAATTCGGAGCAGCAAGCTTCAATAGCTTCATAGGATCCAGCTTCAATAGCTCCATACCTTATTGACACCTTGGACGCTTTAGATTCTGGAAAAGGGCTCGCAGAAAACCGATCCCTCGTACCTCACCAATTAGAAGTGGGATGTACTCGTGTTGTTAGTTTATTTGTTTACTTCTATTATAATGTTTGTTATTTCTACTCAAGCCCAGAGTTTTTATTTCTTCTTCTCTCAATTTCTTGTATGTTGTGTAAATGTAGCGCAGCACCCAACTCAATCTAACCACAAATGGGCTGCGTGGAGCTGTTTCGGAACTAATCGGACCTCAGCCCGAATAGGCAGAAGGCACACGCACCGCCGACCTGCAGGAGAATCGAATAAGTGTTGTAATAAATGGATAAATGGGTTTTTTACGTCTACCTTGTTTCCCCACATGCCGGGCAGTGTCTTCATAACCTCAGCACTCTCCTTTAGCGACTCCTTGCACACCTTGCATTTCGGATCGTCATCTTTCTGCAGCTCCTGAATCTTGCGGGCCGGTGGCATACCAATGCCCAGGTTCGAGGAGTCTGGCACGTCCTTATTGATGCCGCTATTTTTCGCCACCAGGTCGGCCTTCTCGACGATTTTCTTAATGTTGTCGGACATAATGCAAATCTTTTAAATCttttgaaagttttttttcgGAAACCAAAACTGAAAACGTTTACGTTCGGAACAActccaaaatgaaaatgattttAGTAAAGGAAGCTAACAATTTGACAGGAAGCTCGTAGATGAGTTTTGGGGAATTCAACTTGAAAAGTCAGTGTTGAAAAAGAGCGTCCAAGCAACCAGGGCTTAAATATTTCACACAGCTGTCTTTTCATCAAAAGTACGATTCGCTTAATGGATACACCGAAATCAGCAGACTTTTAGAAAGGGAAAATTAAAGAATTGAAAAAGGATTAACTTAAAGCAATCATACCCTAATGCGTATGTTTTTAGAATGGTATAAGTTAAACAATACATAATAATATAGATAAACTTGTTCCCTATTGAACATTGAACCATTTTGAGAACGGAGTTCTATTGTCCATATTTTCAATGAATTTCCAATGGGTATTCTTTAGAGGCAGCCTACCATGACCTATAGCAGTGAATATTGATATCACTTTGCCCGTGTATTGTGGCACAGATTGACAAAACGAATTAAACCAAACTAATCAAAATCGGATTAGCTGCTAACAGAATACAGATAATTTCGTGGGTTACACGATAAATATTTTTCCCCTCACTGGAACTTTTTTTGATCTTTAAGAATTCACCGCTCTATTCATATTCGGAAAAATGTACTAAAATTACCCTGGAATAAGGTTTTACCCACGTTTTATTCTTTTAATTTGTAgatgtttttttatttttattgaatttttttggtttaaattTTTCAGTATCAACTCTATACAAAAATGGTTCACTCTTAGCTTAGGCATTTACATAGGTTTCTATCTGTATCGGGTATGGATATGGGTATCGGGTATGGATATAGGTATTggtatcggtatcggtatAATTTGTTAAATGCTACTTAGGTGCTAGTATTACAACGAAAAAAAGTGTATGaatgttgtatttatttcgCTTGTGGAATAGTTGAATGCAAAAGttgagaaaacaaaaaaaaaacaaaaatgcttTATATTCAAGTGAGCAAAATGCCAGTCATGAGCAACAGGCCTTGTAAATCGTTAATCGGCTCTTTGTACTATTTTAAATCTGAGGCTTGATCATGTTCGCTTCAAGTCTTATTGGTTTGCGGATCCTGTGTCGTTTCATTTGGAATACGGGTTGTTTCACTTACGATTAGCTACATATAGTATacaatagtttattttttcatCTTAAGCCTATTCTTAAATTCTTAAATTGTGTGAAAACTATTTACACTACAATCCTACTATGTATATTCGTAAAAATAATTGACTGTTCTTTCCAGCAATAATGTAGATTCTATTCTCGTTTCATATATAgtacaaatacatacaaaagTTCTATAAAAAATCCGCATGCGAATACTGGACCGGCAAgttgtttatgtgtgtgtgtttgtggtgtgtttagtttttttttacaacaTTACCTAACTTAAAGTTGGAATTCGGATTCGGAATCGGCTGAAAAATGCTTGCAAATGCTGCAAATTGTCACATTTCGGGTACAAAAGATTAACAAAAGCTGGAAAAGCGAACATAATGTTCCCATTTCGTTGTCCAATaatcgttgttgtttttgtgtttttgtgttgttgtgttgCACATTGTCAATAATCTATAATCTATATAATAACTGCGTCAAGTTTCGTTAAGTTTAATGGAGTATGAAATCTTCACGTTTGTCAGGGTGTTTGTGATCAACGGGGGTCAAGGGAGATCATTATTCAATTATCATCATTATTCAAATCATTACtcaattattcaaaattgGAAAACAATTAACATTACAAATAGCTTTATGCATCGTCAGGGGGTCAGGACTAACTACTGAGACTTTCACTTGGTTGAGAGTTTCTTTCTACTGCTCAAGCGTCAAGACAGAGACTCAAGGCAGAGTGTCGATTTGGGCAAAAGTTTCGAGCAAACCTTTACAATTATTGGCATAGATTTATTCGAAAATCGACCACAGATTAATAAGGACTACAAAAAGATTCAAAGTAAGCTTAACTGGAGAGAAATGAGATCtccaaaataataaaatgtataaattctGATTTTCAATCAGTTTAGATGGGTATTGGGCACGGGTACAACTGACAAATGATTACCGAAAATGTTCTTAGGGATACGTTTAAGCGTAGCAAGGGGGCTTCTTTCCTATACTATGTAGCGTGGGCCTAGCACTAAGTGTATGCTATTTAATTTATGCGCGTGTGTGTGAAACATCCATGGCTACTACTGTGGTACTGCATGGTATGTGGTTTGTGCAAATCGAAAGAGAGCGGGGCGGCTTGGCCTTTGCCCCTTTAAATGATGCGGTTGACCAGTGGCATCTTGCGGCGATTGTATGTGGTCGGCTGTGGCTGCGCCTGTGTCTGCACCAGCTGCTGCACCTTCACCTTCTGGCCATactgctgctccagctcgCCGGCGGGGCCGATGGCATAGTTGATGTCCAGACGCGCACGcttcgcctgctgctgctgctggtggtggtagCCGTTGTGGTTCGCATTCAGATCGGCCGGATTCAGCTCGATGATGTGTGTGCCTTGGCCGCTGGCTATGGTGCGGCGCACTGCCTCCTTATCGTCCTCGATGTCGATGGCATCGTACAGTTGTTCGTCGACCTGGAAGATTGGGAACGAAAGCGTTAGCAAAGGGCTGTTCAGAGTGCGGATAACAAGGCTAGATACCTTCTCGTATAGCAACGAAGACTTCTCGACCAGGTGCCTTTCCAAACTCACCTCAATGTCAAAGTCGCTGCTCTTCTGGCCGAGCAGGACGTGGTCAAGGGGCAGGTGATGGCTCGACTGGCTGGCAGCGGGGTGGCTGGCGAGTAGCTCTTCCTCGGCCTCGAACTCGCGCAGCATATcgtcgtcctcatcctcgtcgaCGACATCTTCGTCCTCCTCAACGAGCATCGCATCCACAAGGGTGTCGTCGAagtcctgctcctccagatcGGACGACTCTTCGATCTCCGACGTCGAATCGAGCTCCACATCGGAGTCGGCCGATCCGTGCTTCATCTCGCCGCGCTCCAGCGACTCCAGGTGCTCCGGATAGACCATGGCGCAGCGTATGGCCTGTGGATCCTTGCGCGACCACTTCTGCACCTCCTCGTCCATCTTGGTGATGCGCTCCGGGTTCATGGCCCAGCGACAGCCCTTGCGCTGATTGCCGTTCGTGGCCGGGCGCTCGATCTTCTCAAAGCACTTGTTCAGCGACAGATTGTGCCGCACGCTGTTCTTCCAGCCACTGGGCGCATTCTCGAAGTACGGAAAGTGCTGGCACAGGAAACTGTAGATCTCCGAGACGGGCAGCGAGCCGGCCCGCGAGTTCTTCAGGGCCAGCGCGATGAGGCAGGAGTATGAGTAGGCCGGCTTGGGGAAGGCGCTGCCCACGACAGGCAGCTTGAccttctgctgcagcggctTGACGAGACCagcactgccgctgctgttgttggcgaTGTTGACCAGGTTGCTGCCATTGCTGAGcggcgaggaggaggccagCGACGAGCCGGACGATGGCGAGCCCATGCTCTGCATCTGGTGGTGCGGCGAATGGGCCGACGAGGCGATGCTCTTTGGTGTGGTGCTCCCCTGCTGCAGCAGGCCGCGCTTGGAGGCCTCCTCCCGCTTCAGGACCATGCCGTTGCCCGAGCTCGGGGACGAGCCGTTGGGGGATTTGGCCGACGACTGGTGCTTCAGCTTTTGGTAGGCGGCGCTGTTGGCGAAGGTCAGGCCCCCGATGCCGGGCGCCAGCTTGATCGTGTTGGTGGAGACGCCTCCGGTGGTGAGCAGGTTGGAGGAGGTCTTTGAGGTCTTGTTGCCGCCCTCCTCAGACGGACTGGACTGCGACTGGGCCCTGCGCAGCTCCGTGCCCAGATCCTTGCGCACCGCATCCACCGCCGAGGAGTTTCGGCGCTGCAGCACCGAGTTGGTGGCCATGGTGGCCGGTGCCGTGCTCCCGGTGCCGGTTACCACCGAAATCTGTTTGGGTATGTGTGCGCTCACTTGCTCCCGGCGCAGCGATCCAGCGCTGACCTTCATCTGGGCCGGCGAGAAGGTCAGATGTGACTTGTGCTGGTCCCGGTCCCCGCATGGTGATGCCGGCACGGCCCGCGACTGTGTGGAAGTGGCTGCCTTGCCCCTGCGCGGCGACCCCAGCATGGAGGAGGCCGAGCAGACAGCGGAGTTGATCAGCGGCATCACCGAAATGGGATTCACGCAGGCCCCCAGATCGGCGTAGTAGTCGGTGTTCGACCAGAAGTTGGCCGAGGAGCCCATCCACTTGGCCGTCGGCGAGGCGTGCAGCGTGCTGCTGGCCAGGAAATTGGCATTGGCGTTGTATGCCACCGGCaggttgctgccgctgctcgtgttgttgttgatggcCGAAATCGTCTCCAGGGCGTGGTCCAGCGAGGTCAGGTCGCTAGAGGTAGCCAATGTACTGGCTATCTCCGCCCGGATGTCCACGTCCAGCATGTCCTGCATCGAGTCGGACACGTAAAAGTCTAGCGAAGGGCCAGCCGCATCCTGCAAGGGA contains:
- the jumu gene encoding uncharacterized protein jumu isoform X2, translated to MFEIEDYSSGIHDGFFNKYADAAGPSLDFYVSDSMQDMLDVDIRAEIASTLATSSDLTSLDHALETISAINNNTSSGSNLPVAYNANANFLASSTLHASPTAKWMGSSANFWSNTDYYADLGACVNPISVMPLINSAVCSASSMLGSPRRGKAATSTQSRAVPASPCGDRDQHKSHLTFSPAQMKVSAGSLRREQVSAHIPKQISVVTGTGSTAPATMATNSVLQRRNSSAVDAVRKDLGTELRRAQSQSSPSEEGGNKTSKTSSNLLTTGGVSTNTIKLAPGIGGLTFANSAAYQKLKHQSSAKSPNGSSPSSGNGMVLKREEASKRGLLQQGSTTPKSIASSAHSPHHQMQSMGSPSSGSSLASSSPLSNGSNLVNIANNSSGSAGLVKPLQQKVKLPVVGSAFPKPAYSYSCLIALALKNSRAGSLPVSEIYSFLCQHFPYFENAPSGWKNSVRHNLSLNKCFEKIERPATNGNQRKGCRWAMNPERITKMDEEVQKWSRKDPQAIRCAMVYPEHLESLERGEMKHGSADSDVELDSTSEIEESSDLEEQDFDDTLVDAMLVEEDEDVVDEDEDDDMLREFEAEEELLASHPAASQSSHHLPLDHVLLGQKSSDFDIEVDEQLYDAIDIEDDKEAVRRTIASGQGTHIIELNPADLNANHNGYHHQQQQQAKRARLDINYAIGPAGELEQQYGQKVKVQQLVQTQAQPQPTTYNRRKMPLVNRII
- the jumu gene encoding uncharacterized protein jumu isoform X1 → MFEIEDYSSGIHDGFFNKYADAAGPSLDFYVSDSMQDMLDVDIRAEIASTLATSSDLTSLDHALETISAINNNTSSGSNLPVAYNANANFLASSTLHASPTAKWMGSSANFWSNTDYYADLGACVNPISVMPLINSAVCSASSMLGSPRRGKAATSTQSRAVPASPCGDRDQHKSHLTFSPAQMKVSAGSLRREQVSAHIPKQISVVTGTGSTAPATMATNSVLQRRNSSAVDAVRKDLGTELRRAQSQSSPSEEGGNKTSKTSSNLLTTGGVSTNTIKLAPGIGGLTFANSAAYQKLKHQSSAKSPNGSSPSSGNGMVLKREEASKRGLLQQGSTTPKSIASSAHSPHHQMQSMGSPSSGSSLASSSPLSNGSNLVNIANNSSGSAGLVKPLQQKVKLPVVGSAFPKPAYSYSCLIALALKNSRAGSLPVSEIYSFLCQHFPYFENAPSGWKNSVRHNLSLNKCFEKIERPATNGNQRKGCRWAMNPERITKMDEEVQKWSRKDPQAIRCAMVYPEHLESLERGEMKHGSADSDVELDSTSEIEESSDLEEQDFDDTLVDAMLVEEDEDVVDEDEDDDMLREFEAEEELLASHPAASQSSHHLPLDHVLLGQKSSDFDIEVSLERHLVEKSSLLYEKVDEQLYDAIDIEDDKEAVRRTIASGQGTHIIELNPADLNANHNGYHHQQQQQAKRARLDINYAIGPAGELEQQYGQKVKVQQLVQTQAQPQPTTYNRRKMPLVNRII